A single genomic interval of Rhodopseudomonas palustris harbors:
- a CDS encoding DUF3222 family protein has protein sequence MTDTAAEDVRKIATALLKTAIEIVSEEDGGAHNQCKLCGASVPWLQTGDEIKHADDCPVVIAKQILSSRPKLHAV, from the coding sequence ATGACCGACACTGCCGCCGAAGACGTCCGCAAAATCGCCACCGCCCTGTTGAAGACGGCCATCGAGATCGTCTCCGAAGAGGACGGCGGCGCGCACAACCAGTGCAAATTGTGCGGCGCATCGGTGCCCTGGCTGCAGACCGGCGACGAAATCAAGCACGCGGACGATTGTCCGGTGGTGATCGCAAAGCAGATCCTGTCCTCTCGGCCGAAGCTGCATGCGGTCTGA
- a CDS encoding efflux RND transporter periplasmic adaptor subunit, producing the protein MLEKVEQIDTPRPNLAVRWAGGLWRHKWPVLGIALVLIAAGLGLARLLLGPEVVAALVQRGNLVQTVVASGHIETPYRVEIASQITGTVKDVLVKEGEQVHQGQQLVAIEASELQASVVQAEGAVAQAQARVRQLRELTKPAADEALKQAQANLLNAQAAYERASKLAASGYGTKATLDDATKNLDVARTQVRTAELQVFTTSPGGSDFVMAETQLSQALANLNTAQARLGYATIVAPRDGVLITRNVERGTVVQPGKALLVLAPAGDIQIVVQIDEKNLGQLALGQHAMASADAYPDKRFDATLSYINPSVDINRASVEIKLKVDDPPDYLRQDMTVSVDIATARRDDVVIVPARAVNDAAAAPYVLKASGGRAVRQPVKLGLRGVGFYEVIDGLVPGDRVIPLATGVKPDQRIRAVLR; encoded by the coding sequence ATGTTGGAGAAAGTCGAGCAAATCGACACGCCGCGGCCCAATCTGGCGGTGCGCTGGGCGGGTGGGTTGTGGCGTCATAAATGGCCGGTGCTTGGCATCGCCCTGGTCCTGATCGCAGCGGGTCTCGGGCTTGCCCGGTTGCTGCTCGGGCCCGAGGTGGTGGCGGCGTTGGTCCAGCGCGGCAACCTGGTCCAGACCGTGGTTGCCAGCGGCCATATCGAAACACCTTACCGCGTCGAAATCGCCAGCCAGATTACCGGCACCGTCAAGGACGTGCTGGTGAAGGAGGGCGAGCAGGTGCATCAGGGCCAGCAGCTCGTCGCGATCGAGGCGTCGGAACTGCAGGCCTCGGTGGTGCAGGCCGAGGGTGCCGTGGCGCAGGCCCAGGCGCGGGTGCGCCAGCTGCGCGAACTGACCAAGCCGGCCGCCGACGAGGCGCTGAAGCAGGCCCAGGCCAATCTGCTCAATGCCCAGGCCGCTTACGAGCGCGCCTCCAAGCTGGCGGCCTCCGGCTACGGCACCAAGGCGACGCTCGACGACGCCACCAAGAATCTCGATGTCGCCCGCACCCAGGTGCGCACCGCCGAGCTGCAGGTGTTCACCACCAGCCCTGGCGGCAGCGACTTCGTCATGGCCGAAACCCAGCTCAGCCAGGCGCTCGCCAATCTGAACACCGCGCAGGCGCGGCTCGGCTATGCCACCATCGTGGCGCCGCGCGACGGCGTGCTGATCACCCGCAATGTCGAGCGCGGCACCGTGGTCCAGCCCGGCAAGGCGCTGCTGGTGCTGGCGCCGGCTGGCGACATCCAGATCGTGGTGCAGATCGACGAAAAGAATCTCGGCCAGCTCGCACTCGGCCAGCACGCGATGGCCTCCGCCGACGCCTATCCCGACAAGCGTTTCGACGCGACGCTGAGCTACATCAACCCGTCGGTCGACATCAACCGCGCCTCGGTCGAGATCAAGCTCAAGGTCGATGATCCGCCCGACTATCTGCGCCAGGACATGACGGTGTCGGTCGACATCGCCACCGCGCGGCGCGACGACGTGGTGATCGTGCCGGCGCGCGCGGTGAACGACGCTGCCGCGGCGCCCTACGTGCTGAAGGCGAGCGGCGGCCGCGCTGTTCGCCAGCCGGTCAAACTCGGCCTGCGCGGCGTCGGCTTCTACGAAGTGATCGACGGGCTCGTTCCGGGAGACCGGGTGATTCCGCTCGCCACCGGCGTCAAGCCGGATCAGCGCATCCGGGCGGTGCTGCGGTGA
- a CDS encoding ABC transporter permease, protein MKRWLPFEWIAAVRFLLDGAVQTLVIVGGIAIGVGVIVFMSAMLAGLQANFIKRVLTSVPQIQLLPPDQVARPLRNQPGTVEAAVVQRPTQRMISIDQWPKIRAEMQARPDVVYAAATASGSALALRGDTSRAVTLYGIEPEIYFKIVKVPDFIVAGEAQVTTEGILIGIELARDLGASLGDKIIVSTPLAGNRILTIKGIFDFGNKAANQRNTFVTLRNAQSMLGLIGGVTSIDLTVEDIYAAETIAQEIQAMLQVKADSWIKTNAQFFTAVQAQQNSNTLIRLFVGLSVAFGIAAVLIVSVIQRSKDIGILRAMGTRRGQILRVFLIQGGLLAFVGSVLGSAFGALALFTWHRSARQVDGSELFPLILDPDLFVWAAVLATATGVAAAIAPALRAARLDPVVAIRG, encoded by the coding sequence GTGAAGCGCTGGCTGCCGTTCGAGTGGATCGCCGCGGTGCGGTTCCTGCTCGACGGCGCGGTGCAGACGCTGGTGATCGTCGGCGGCATCGCGATCGGCGTCGGCGTCATCGTGTTCATGTCGGCGATGCTGGCGGGGCTGCAGGCCAATTTCATCAAGCGGGTGCTGACATCGGTGCCGCAGATCCAACTGCTGCCGCCGGATCAGGTGGCGCGGCCGCTGCGCAACCAGCCGGGCACGGTCGAAGCCGCGGTAGTGCAGCGCCCGACCCAGCGGATGATCTCGATCGATCAATGGCCGAAGATTCGCGCCGAGATGCAGGCGCGGCCCGACGTCGTCTATGCCGCTGCCACCGCGTCCGGTTCGGCGCTGGCGCTGCGCGGCGACACCAGCCGCGCCGTGACGTTGTACGGCATCGAACCGGAGATCTACTTCAAGATCGTCAAGGTGCCGGATTTCATCGTCGCCGGCGAGGCACAGGTCACCACCGAGGGCATCCTGATCGGCATCGAGCTGGCGCGCGACCTCGGCGCCTCGCTCGGCGACAAGATCATCGTGTCGACGCCGCTCGCGGGCAATCGCATCCTCACCATCAAGGGGATCTTCGATTTCGGCAACAAGGCCGCCAACCAGCGCAACACCTTCGTCACCCTGCGCAATGCCCAGAGCATGCTGGGGCTGATCGGCGGCGTCACCTCGATCGATCTGACGGTGGAGGACATCTATGCGGCGGAAACCATCGCCCAGGAGATTCAGGCGATGCTGCAGGTCAAGGCCGACAGCTGGATCAAGACCAATGCGCAGTTCTTCACCGCGGTGCAGGCGCAGCAGAACTCCAACACGCTGATCCGGCTGTTCGTCGGGCTGTCGGTGGCGTTCGGCATCGCCGCGGTGCTGATCGTATCGGTGATCCAACGCTCCAAGGACATCGGCATCCTGCGCGCGATGGGCACGCGGCGCGGGCAGATCCTGCGAGTGTTCCTGATCCAGGGCGGGCTGCTCGCCTTCGTTGGCTCGGTGCTGGGCTCGGCGTTCGGCGCGCTGGCGCTGTTCACCTGGCATCGCTCCGCGCGTCAGGTCGACGGCAGCGAGTTGTTTCCGCTGATCCTCGATCCCGATCTGTTCGTCTGGGCGGCGGTACTCGCCACTGCGACCGGCGTCGCCGCGGCGATCGCGCCGGCGCTGCGCGCCGCCAGGCTCGATCCGGTGGTGGCGATCCGTGGCTGA
- a CDS encoding helix-turn-helix domain-containing protein, whose product MKTVFADHWYLFLIKAGSNWVVSDGGWSSGQEIRGAPGQLSLYSLGEAFHGEMNPIEVLMLFIPRDAFARQAGRLDRLNNTIIDTTRGQLLSDYMLALERQLPNLTHDEVPAIVRATEAMIAACLTPTPHSLEDARDGVILSLGERARKLVQARLSDPRLTPACLAKSIGVSRSALYRLFEPHGGAARYVRNTRLAAAHRALCDLTETRQIQQIAGSFGFTSSQEFSRAFRLRYGYSPSELRADISRSTLHLGRDPVIEGGRTLGEFLRTTA is encoded by the coding sequence GTGAAGACGGTATTTGCGGATCACTGGTACCTGTTCCTGATCAAGGCCGGATCGAATTGGGTCGTCAGCGACGGCGGCTGGTCGTCCGGGCAGGAGATCCGCGGCGCGCCGGGGCAGCTCAGCTTGTATTCGCTCGGCGAAGCATTCCATGGCGAGATGAACCCGATCGAGGTCTTGATGCTGTTCATCCCGCGCGACGCATTCGCCCGGCAGGCCGGTAGGCTCGACCGGCTCAACAACACCATCATCGACACCACGCGTGGGCAGCTCCTGTCCGACTACATGCTGGCGCTCGAGCGCCAGTTGCCGAATCTGACGCATGACGAGGTGCCGGCGATCGTCCGCGCCACCGAGGCGATGATCGCCGCGTGCCTGACGCCGACGCCGCACAGCCTGGAAGATGCGCGGGACGGTGTCATTCTCAGTCTCGGAGAACGCGCCCGCAAGCTGGTGCAGGCTCGGCTGTCCGATCCAAGATTGACGCCGGCCTGTCTCGCCAAGAGCATCGGCGTGTCACGGAGCGCGCTGTATCGGCTGTTCGAACCGCACGGCGGCGCGGCGCGCTACGTGCGCAACACGCGCCTCGCCGCCGCGCATCGCGCGCTGTGCGATCTCACCGAGACCCGGCAGATCCAACAGATCGCCGGTTCGTTCGGGTTCACCAGCTCGCAGGAATTCAGCCGCGCCTTTCGCCTGCGATACGGCTACAGCCCGTCGGAACTGCGCGCTGATATCAGCAGATCGACGCTCCACCTCGGCCGCGATCCGGTGATCGAGGGCGGCCGGACGCTCGGCGAGTTTTTACGAACCACCGCTTGA
- a CDS encoding diguanylate cyclase: MTISADPDRDWKNRISAQALRQIQELDLALDPNSFELWYTFFSGRHKALTEAVNALLAATGRPSAGDISGLYEQFLYPTKAVTRIHAIGALVHSQSNALIDVIEEASDATHGYETRLSSAAPRLALGRMEDGLQAIVDELLTWTMDIQTANAVLVDRLRSAADQVRKLQDQLDQVRLESMTDPLTEVGNRKYFENQLSQHVASDDSGPLSLLIVDLDNFKQFNDRHGHVVGDDVLRLAASTIKHNCRRDDVVCRYGGDEFAIILPRTPLREALLLGEAIRAAIAARELHRRSTHESLGRLLISIGAAEFRPGETADDFVERADHWMYAAKQARRDRTRPGPDAAARDPGERRPDILWHETYACGEPTIDAQHRELFDLANVILGPEIEMLEPARLSEVVELLLTRVAEHFQYEQAVLEASGYDECGLHRMEHDHLLIRARQVSEAVVSGHQSLGELRAFLVNSVILGHMLKDDRRFFPLFDRQASSATQSGAAPVHRERRRLSL; encoded by the coding sequence ATGACGATATCCGCAGATCCAGATCGCGACTGGAAGAATCGCATTTCGGCGCAGGCTCTCAGGCAGATCCAGGAGCTCGATCTCGCCCTCGATCCGAACAGCTTCGAGCTGTGGTACACGTTCTTCTCCGGCCGGCACAAAGCGCTCACCGAGGCCGTCAACGCACTTTTGGCCGCGACCGGCCGGCCTAGCGCAGGTGACATTTCGGGCCTGTACGAGCAGTTTCTGTATCCGACCAAAGCGGTCACCCGCATCCATGCGATCGGCGCGCTGGTGCACAGCCAATCGAACGCGCTGATCGACGTGATCGAAGAGGCGTCGGATGCGACCCATGGCTACGAGACCCGGCTGTCGAGCGCGGCGCCGCGCCTGGCGCTCGGACGGATGGAAGACGGGCTGCAGGCGATCGTCGACGAACTGCTGACCTGGACGATGGACATTCAGACCGCCAACGCGGTGCTGGTGGACCGGCTGAGATCCGCCGCCGATCAGGTTCGCAAGTTGCAGGATCAGTTGGATCAGGTCCGGCTCGAGAGCATGACCGACCCGCTCACCGAGGTCGGCAACCGCAAGTACTTCGAGAACCAATTGTCCCAGCATGTCGCCAGCGACGACAGTGGCCCTCTCTCGCTGCTGATCGTCGATCTCGACAACTTCAAGCAATTCAACGATCGCCACGGCCATGTTGTCGGCGACGACGTGCTGCGGCTCGCGGCTTCGACCATCAAGCACAATTGTCGCCGTGACGACGTAGTTTGCCGCTATGGGGGGGACGAGTTCGCCATCATCCTGCCCCGCACGCCGTTGCGGGAGGCGCTGCTGCTCGGCGAGGCGATCCGGGCCGCGATCGCGGCGCGCGAGCTGCATCGCCGGTCGACCCATGAGAGCCTTGGCCGGCTCCTGATCTCGATCGGTGCAGCGGAGTTCAGGCCGGGCGAGACGGCGGATGATTTCGTCGAGCGTGCCGATCATTGGATGTACGCCGCCAAACAGGCGCGACGCGACAGGACGCGGCCCGGCCCCGACGCCGCCGCCCGCGATCCCGGCGAGCGGCGTCCGGACATCCTGTGGCACGAGACCTACGCTTGCGGCGAGCCGACGATCGACGCTCAGCACCGCGAGCTGTTCGACCTCGCCAACGTCATTCTCGGTCCCGAGATCGAGATGCTGGAGCCCGCCAGGCTGTCGGAGGTGGTCGAGCTGCTACTGACCCGCGTCGCCGAGCACTTTCAGTACGAACAGGCCGTGCTCGAAGCGTCCGGCTACGATGAATGTGGGCTGCACCGGATGGAGCACGACCATCTGCTGATCCGTGCCCGGCAGGTGAGCGAGGCGGTGGTCTCCGGGCATCAGTCGCTTGGCGAACTACGCGCGTTCCTGGTCAATTCGGTCATCCTCGGCCACATGCTCAAGGATGACCGGCGGTTTTTCCCGTTGTTCGACCGTCAAGCATCATCCGCCACGCAGAGTGGGGCCGCACCGGTGCATCGCGAGCGACGGCGGTTGTCGCTGTAG
- a CDS encoding FTR1 family iron permease: MIGSQFGNVVIVVWREGVEALLIVGILNAWLRNNDASGIGRRYLWAGAAAGLLIACGFGTTIALSSSTIPVTSREIYEAIATLLAAGLIVHMVAWMRGQGRTLRDELEAALRQETITASWWGVFTLAALAIAREGAETILFLLGALSASESASPAEPILGGIAGVGLALATYALLQFGSWIVTWRLFFRVTEVMMLLLAASLLMSGVDTLSKLGMLPSTTRLWDSSAMLSDHGPIGALVAGLTGYRSQPTLLELGFYAAYWICVVLLLRKTTAPEQVVVAENRAEIQR, from the coding sequence ATGATCGGGTCGCAGTTCGGCAACGTGGTCATTGTGGTCTGGCGCGAGGGCGTCGAGGCGCTGCTGATCGTCGGCATCCTTAATGCCTGGCTGCGGAATAACGACGCCAGCGGGATTGGTCGGCGCTATCTGTGGGCGGGCGCGGCCGCCGGACTGCTGATCGCCTGCGGTTTCGGCACCACCATCGCACTGTCCAGCAGCACGATTCCGGTGACCAGCCGAGAAATCTATGAAGCGATCGCCACCCTTCTCGCCGCCGGCCTGATCGTCCACATGGTAGCCTGGATGCGCGGCCAGGGCCGCACTTTGCGCGACGAACTCGAAGCGGCACTGCGACAGGAAACCATCACCGCGAGTTGGTGGGGCGTCTTTACGCTGGCGGCCCTGGCGATCGCGCGCGAGGGCGCCGAAACGATCCTGTTCCTGCTCGGCGCGCTGTCGGCAAGCGAAAGCGCATCCCCGGCCGAGCCGATCCTGGGCGGCATCGCCGGCGTCGGCCTTGCGCTCGCGACCTACGCACTGCTGCAGTTCGGCAGCTGGATCGTAACTTGGCGGCTGTTCTTTCGCGTCACCGAAGTGATGATGTTGCTGCTCGCTGCCTCGCTGTTGATGAGCGGGGTGGATACCTTGAGCAAGCTCGGCATGCTGCCGTCGACCACGCGGCTGTGGGACAGTTCGGCGATGCTGTCCGACCACGGGCCGATCGGCGCCCTGGTGGCGGGCCTCACCGGCTATCGGTCGCAGCCGACCCTGCTCGAGCTCGGCTTCTACGCGGCGTATTGGATCTGCGTCGTTCTACTGCTGCGCAAGACGACGGCGCCCGAACAGGTCGTCGTCGCCGAGAACCGCGCCGAAATTCAGCGCTGA
- a CDS encoding transglutaminase-like domain-containing protein has translation MAKTAASEIAVCLAPAEFIDSDHPEVIARAAEATRGAETLADKLRALYLAVRDGVRYDPYVDFSSPEIFRASSVLRAERGYCVGKASAFAALARASGIPARVCFADVRNHLATENLTRTMGTDLFAWHGYAECFTGERWVKASPTFNRTLCDKLGVAPLDFDGSSDAVMQAFDNNDARFMEYVREHGAYFDVPVKFVQAEMKRQYPHLAQQGSLRGSMEEEAAQDAAARATGSAQR, from the coding sequence ATGGCCAAGACAGCCGCCTCCGAAATCGCGGTTTGTCTGGCGCCGGCGGAATTCATCGACAGCGATCATCCCGAAGTGATCGCGCGCGCCGCTGAGGCGACGCGCGGCGCCGAAACGCTCGCCGACAAACTCCGCGCGCTGTACCTCGCAGTGCGCGACGGCGTCCGCTATGATCCTTATGTCGACTTTTCCAGCCCCGAGATCTTCCGCGCATCGAGCGTGCTGCGCGCCGAGCGCGGCTACTGCGTCGGCAAGGCTTCGGCGTTCGCCGCGCTGGCGCGCGCGTCCGGCATTCCGGCGCGGGTGTGCTTTGCCGACGTCCGGAATCATCTCGCCACCGAGAACCTGACCCGAACGATGGGCACCGATCTGTTCGCCTGGCACGGCTACGCCGAGTGCTTCACTGGCGAGCGATGGGTCAAGGCGTCGCCCACCTTCAATCGCACGCTGTGCGACAAGCTCGGCGTCGCGCCGCTCGACTTCGATGGCTCCTCGGACGCGGTGATGCAGGCGTTCGACAACAACGACGCGCGGTTCATGGAATATGTCCGCGAGCATGGCGCGTATTTCGATGTGCCGGTGAAATTCGTGCAGGCCGAGATGAAGCGCCAGTACCCCCACCTTGCGCAACAGGGCAGCCTGCGCGGCTCGATGGAAGAGGAAGCGGCGCAGGATGCGGCGGCGCGCGCCACGGGTTCAGCTCAGCGCTGA
- a CDS encoding alpha/beta fold hydrolase, with product MTTLILLVLSVVVLFTAAGWVSCRLARRLEARYPPRGVFINANGVRMHALDLSPARPAASGQPTVLLLHGANLCCEDMRMSLGERLAQRLRVIVPDRPGQGYSVTGTGPVASPAYQVTLIREVLRDRDAGPLIVVGHSFGGLIALRYALDNPDTVAGLVLINPTTHPRPQGLPLFQRAAEVLMKPLVTYTLLPPLSLAMMKRISARIFRPETPPADYAERSRLALALTAKRFAASLEEYAGLRDQLIDHVPRYGAIQVPTVIVAGTADPVVPPQVHAEALAQAVPQARLLRLNGAGHMAHHAHADTIAAEIERLADAVAERAAPSRAEAAERS from the coding sequence ATGACGACGTTGATCTTGCTGGTGCTGAGCGTCGTCGTGCTGTTCACGGCGGCGGGCTGGGTCTCGTGCCGTCTGGCGCGCCGGCTGGAGGCGCGCTATCCGCCGCGCGGCGTGTTCATCAATGCCAACGGCGTGCGGATGCACGCACTCGATTTATCGCCGGCACGTCCCGCAGCCTCCGGCCAGCCAACCGTCTTGCTGCTGCACGGCGCAAACCTGTGCTGCGAAGACATGCGGATGTCGCTGGGCGAGCGACTGGCGCAGCGGCTGCGGGTGATCGTTCCGGACCGCCCCGGCCAGGGCTACAGCGTCACCGGCACCGGCCCGGTCGCCTCGCCGGCCTATCAGGTGACGCTGATCCGCGAAGTGCTGCGCGATCGCGACGCCGGCCCGTTGATCGTGGTCGGGCATTCGTTCGGCGGCCTGATCGCGCTGCGCTATGCGCTCGACAATCCCGACACCGTCGCCGGGCTCGTTCTGATCAATCCGACCACCCATCCCCGACCGCAGGGCCTGCCGCTGTTCCAGCGTGCCGCCGAAGTACTGATGAAGCCGCTGGTCACCTACACGCTGCTGCCGCCGCTGTCGCTGGCGATGATGAAGCGGATCTCGGCGCGGATCTTCCGGCCGGAAACGCCGCCGGCGGACTATGCCGAGCGCAGCCGGCTGGCGCTGGCGCTGACCGCCAAGCGGTTCGCCGCCAGTCTCGAAGAATATGCCGGGCTGCGGGATCAGCTGATCGATCACGTGCCGCGTTATGGCGCCATCCAAGTGCCGACCGTGATCGTCGCCGGCACCGCCGATCCGGTGGTGCCGCCGCAGGTCCACGCCGAAGCGCTGGCGCAGGCGGTGCCGCAGGCAAGGCTGCTCCGACTGAACGGCGCCGGCCACATGGCGCATCATGCCCACGCCGACACCATCGCAGCCGAGATCGAGCGGCTGGCGGATGCGGTCGCGGAGCGCGCCGCGCCGTCCCGTGCCGAAGCCGCCGAGCGCAGCTGA
- a CDS encoding ABC transporter ATP-binding protein translates to MADVLKLDGIRKSYNVGTPVETEVLHGIDLTMQRGDFLALMGPSGSGKSTLLNIIGLLDRPTGGRLLINGEDTGQLSDSALTHLRGHAIGFVFQYHYLISAFTARENVMMPMLVDRGRPDAAMEKRADELLDRVGLSRWRNNSATNMSGGQQQRVAVARALAMDPDLVLADEPTGNLDTKSANDVFELMRQINRERGTTFLLVTHNDDLAERCDRIVRVVDGKIAG, encoded by the coding sequence GTGGCTGACGTCCTCAAGCTCGACGGGATCCGCAAATCCTACAATGTCGGCACGCCGGTCGAAACCGAGGTGCTGCACGGCATCGACCTGACGATGCAGCGCGGTGACTTCCTGGCGCTGATGGGGCCGTCAGGCTCTGGTAAGTCGACGCTGCTCAACATCATCGGCCTGCTCGACCGCCCGACCGGCGGGCGCCTCCTGATCAATGGCGAGGACACCGGGCAGCTCAGCGACTCGGCGCTGACACACCTGCGCGGCCACGCCATCGGCTTCGTGTTCCAGTATCACTATCTGATCTCGGCGTTCACCGCGCGGGAGAATGTGATGATGCCGATGCTGGTCGATCGCGGCCGCCCCGACGCCGCGATGGAAAAGCGCGCCGACGAACTGCTCGACCGCGTCGGCCTCAGCCGCTGGCGCAACAACAGCGCCACCAACATGTCCGGCGGCCAGCAGCAGCGCGTTGCAGTCGCCAGAGCGTTGGCGATGGACCCGGATCTCGTGCTCGCCGACGAGCCGACCGGCAACCTCGATACCAAATCCGCCAATGACGTGTTCGAACTGATGCGCCAGATCAACCGGGAACGCGGCACCACGTTTCTGCTCGTCACCCACAACGACGACCTTGCCGAACGCTGCGACCGCATCGTCCGGGTGGTGGATGGCAAGATCGCGGGGTAG
- a CDS encoding methyl-accepting chemotaxis protein, with product MLANVPLRTKITALVAVLLIALSGLGLLGLLQMRTLNTSTVDIGTNWMPSVRVLGEMRTNVALYRNTLRAHLLEATTERKLATEKQVAAFDEAVKQSLRTYAPMVATPEERKLYDSLVASWTNYTSLAPTGLEMSRKAAGELPVAANDYMAKTMGPISAQIDEVLKKDIDLNDKGAAGATASAEATYLWAIFLMIGILVVAIVIGITASILVIRDLSRGIASIVKPMQDFTRGDLSAEVPHRGKNTEIGAMADALQVFKQALLDKRTADAAAARDSEDKIARGHRIDAATRQFEASVGEIVETVSSASTELEASARTLTTTAQHAQVQATTVAAASEQASTNVQSVASATEEMTSSINEISRQVQESARIAVEAVDQARKTNATVGELSQAAARIGDVVELINTIAGQTNLLALNATIEAARAGEAGRGFAVVAAEVKALAEQTSKATGEISQHIGGIQAATGESVSAIREIGHTIERMSEIASTIASAVEEQGAATQEIARNVQQAARGTNEVSANIVDVQRGASETGSASAQVLSAAQSLSQDSSRLKVEVANFLQSVRSA from the coding sequence ATGCTCGCCAATGTCCCATTACGGACGAAAATCACTGCTCTGGTGGCGGTCCTGCTGATCGCGCTCTCCGGCCTGGGTCTGCTCGGCCTGCTGCAGATGCGGACGTTGAATACGAGCACCGTCGATATCGGCACCAATTGGATGCCGTCGGTCCGCGTTCTCGGCGAGATGCGCACCAACGTGGCGCTGTATCGCAACACGCTGCGCGCGCATTTGCTCGAAGCCACTACCGAGCGCAAGCTCGCAACCGAGAAGCAGGTCGCCGCATTTGATGAGGCGGTGAAGCAATCGCTGCGCACCTACGCGCCGATGGTCGCAACGCCGGAAGAGCGCAAGCTGTACGACAGCCTCGTCGCGTCGTGGACGAACTACACCAGTCTCGCTCCCACAGGCCTCGAGATGTCTCGCAAGGCCGCCGGTGAGCTTCCAGTCGCCGCCAACGACTACATGGCGAAGACGATGGGCCCGATCAGCGCGCAGATCGACGAGGTGTTGAAGAAGGACATCGACCTCAACGACAAGGGTGCGGCAGGCGCCACGGCGAGTGCGGAAGCGACTTATCTGTGGGCGATCTTCCTGATGATCGGCATCCTGGTCGTGGCGATCGTGATCGGCATCACCGCGAGCATCCTGGTGATCCGCGATCTGTCGCGAGGCATCGCCTCGATCGTCAAGCCGATGCAGGATTTCACTCGCGGCGATCTCTCCGCCGAGGTGCCGCATCGCGGCAAGAACACCGAGATCGGCGCCATGGCCGATGCGCTGCAGGTGTTCAAACAGGCGTTGCTCGACAAGCGCACGGCCGACGCGGCCGCCGCCAGGGATTCCGAAGACAAAATCGCGCGAGGCCATCGCATCGACGCCGCGACCCGACAATTCGAAGCCTCCGTCGGGGAGATCGTAGAAACCGTGTCGTCCGCATCTACCGAGCTGGAAGCTTCGGCGCGCACGCTCACCACGACAGCCCAACACGCTCAGGTGCAGGCGACTACCGTGGCGGCGGCGTCCGAACAGGCCTCGACCAATGTTCAGTCGGTGGCCTCGGCGACCGAGGAGATGACCTCTTCGATCAACGAGATCAGCCGGCAGGTGCAGGAATCCGCTCGCATCGCCGTCGAGGCGGTCGATCAGGCGCGCAAGACCAACGCCACCGTCGGCGAGCTGTCGCAGGCAGCCGCCCGGATCGGCGACGTGGTCGAACTGATCAACACGATCGCCGGCCAGACCAACCTGCTCGCACTCAACGCGACGATCGAAGCGGCACGTGCCGGCGAAGCCGGCCGCGGCTTCGCCGTGGTGGCAGCCGAAGTCAAAGCGTTGGCCGAACAGACATCGAAGGCGACCGGCGAGATCAGCCAGCACATCGGCGGCATCCAGGCCGCCACCGGCGAGTCGGTGTCGGCGATCCGCGAGATCGGCCACACCATCGAGCGGATGTCGGAAATCGCCTCGACCATCGCGTCGGCGGTCGAAGAACAAGGCGCCGCGACCCAGGAGATCGCCCGCAACGTTCAGCAGGCGGCGCGCGGCACCAACGAAGTCTCCGCCAACATCGTCGACGTGCAGCGCGGCGCCAGCGAGACCGGTTCGGCGTCGGCGCAGGTCCTGTCGGCAGCGCAATCGCTGTCGCAGGATTCCAGCCGGCTGAAGGTCGAAGTCGCCAACTTCCTGCAGAGCGTGCGCTCGGCCTGA